One Echeneis naucrates chromosome 16, fEcheNa1.1, whole genome shotgun sequence DNA window includes the following coding sequences:
- the chst6 gene encoding carbohydrate sulfotransferase 6, with the protein MPRCKMSLSTMIFLVILQSAAVVLFCGWYLQVSPCSYSPSNNKVHVLLLSSWRSGSSFLGQVFSQHPSVFYLMEPAWHVWTKFDKPRARELRMAVRDLMRSLFQCDFSVMDSYLPEHYNVSSLFMWSHSRAVCSPPACPLTPRNQLSDESRCRETCNAVGLQGVEKACSTYSHVVLKEVRFFELESLYPLLQDSSLDLRIIHLVRDPRAVLRSREQSAAALVYDSATVLEQRNTPAADVQYKVMQEICRSYVRINERAMLKPPAFLKGRYKLVRYEDVARNPLEEIDSLYHFVGLETSSHLEEWIYGVTHGKGKGSRSEAFKITSRNATNVSQAWRMLLPYGKVKRIQEVCKGAMTLLGYRTVNSEKEQKSLDIDLLVPQEPYQFTWLPAKTEHPISQ; encoded by the coding sequence ATGCCTCGCTGCAAGATGAGCCTCAGTACCATGATTTTCCTGGTGATCCTGCAGAGTGCAGCAGTGGTGCTTTTCTGCGGCTGGTATCTCCAGGTCAGTCCATGCAGCTATTCTCCCTCCAACAACAAAGTCcatgttctgctgctgtcatcGTGGCGATCAGGCTCATCCTTCCTTGGTCAGGTGTTTAGTCAGCATCCATCTGTCTTCTATCTTATGGAGCCTGCTTGGCATGTGTGGACCAAATTTGATAAACCAAGAGCACGGGAGCTCCGGATGGCTGTAAGGGATCTGATGCGCAGTTTATTCCAATGCGACTTCTCAGTGATGGACTCCTACCTTCCAGAGCACTACAATGTTTCCTCCTTGTTTATGTGGAGTCATAGTCGAGCTGTATGTTCACCACCAGCTTGTCCCCTCACACCACGCAACCAACTCAGTGATGAATCTCGTTGTCGTGAAACATGCAATGCTGTTGGACTGCAAGGGGTGGAGAAAGCGTGCAGCACTTACAGTCACGTGGTGTTAAAAGAGGTGCGCTTTTTTGAGCTGGAATCCCTCTATCCACTTCTGCAGGACTCAAGCCTTGACCTTCGCATCATCCACCTTGTCCGAGACCCACGGGCTGTGTTGCGTTCTAGAGAGCAGTCAGCCGCAGCCTTAGTGTATGACAGTGCTACTGTCTTGGAGCAGAGAAACACACCAGCAGCTGACGTGCAGTATAAAGTCATGCAGGAAATCTGCCGTAGCTATGTACGCATAAATGAGAGGGCCATGCTGAAGCCCCCTGCTTTTCTCAAAGGACGCTACAAATTGGTCCGCTATGAGGATGTGGCACGCAATCCACTTGAAGAAATAGATTCATTATATCACTTTGTAGGTCTGGAGACATCCTCACATTTGGAGGAATGGATCTATGGGGTGACCCATGGAAAAGGCAAAGGCTCAAGATCAGAAGCCTTTAAAATCACATCACGAAATGCCACTAATGTCTCGCAGGCTTGGCGTATGCTGCTGCCATATGGCAAAGTAAAGCGTATCCAGGAAGTGTGCAAAGGGGCGATGACTTTACTTGGGTATAGGACAGTTAACAGtgaaaaagaacagaagagCCTTGACATTGATTTGTTGGTGCCACAGGAACCATATCAGTTCACCTGGTTACCAGCTAAAACAGAGCATCCCATTAGccaataa